One window from the genome of Xenorhabdus bovienii SS-2004 encodes:
- the hmpA gene encoding NO-inducible flavohemoprotein — protein sequence MQELPMLDSQVIATVKSTIPLIVSTGPKLTAHFYERMFKHNPELKDIFNMSNQLNGAQREALFNALCAYASNIDNLQALLPAVEKIAHKHTSLNIQPEHYQIVGTHLLATLDEMFHPGDEVLNAWGKAYEVLADVFINREEDIYQRGESEEGGWRGLRQFRVNKKQPQSDVITSFEFVPADGGKVIDYKAGQYLGIYLDTPVFENREIRQYSLTTAPNNHSYQIAIKREAQGKVSNYMHDNVQEGDTILLAPPRGDFFLDVQSDTPVTLISAGVGLTPMMSMLQHLHNQHHVGTVNWFHATEHGGYHAFADKVNTITQSMTNLHTQVWYREPRNEDQQGADYQHMGLMDLSVVKDSITEEGMQFYFCGPVVFMQYIAQQLLAIGIDKQHIHYECFGPHKVL from the coding sequence ATTCAGGAGCTTCCTATGTTGGATAGCCAAGTTATCGCTACCGTAAAATCCACCATCCCACTGATCGTTTCTACCGGCCCAAAACTGACCGCACATTTTTATGAACGTATGTTCAAACACAATCCTGAATTGAAAGATATTTTCAACATGAGCAACCAGCTAAACGGTGCTCAGCGTGAAGCGCTTTTCAATGCTCTTTGTGCTTACGCTTCCAATATCGATAATTTACAGGCGCTATTACCTGCCGTAGAAAAAATTGCTCATAAACATACCAGCCTGAATATTCAGCCTGAGCATTATCAGATTGTTGGCACTCACCTGCTGGCAACACTTGATGAGATGTTTCATCCAGGCGATGAAGTCCTGAATGCATGGGGTAAGGCTTACGAGGTATTGGCAGATGTCTTTATCAATCGAGAAGAAGATATTTATCAAAGAGGTGAATCTGAGGAAGGCGGTTGGCGTGGATTACGTCAATTCCGTGTCAACAAGAAGCAACCGCAGAGTGACGTTATTACCAGCTTCGAGTTTGTGCCCGCTGATGGGGGTAAGGTCATAGATTACAAAGCAGGGCAATATTTAGGCATCTACCTGGACACTCCCGTTTTTGAAAACCGAGAAATACGTCAGTATTCACTGACAACAGCACCAAACAACCACAGCTACCAAATCGCGATTAAACGTGAAGCACAAGGTAAAGTATCAAACTATATGCATGATAATGTGCAGGAAGGCGATACCATATTACTGGCACCACCACGCGGTGACTTTTTCCTTGATGTCCAATCAGATACACCCGTTACACTGATTTCTGCTGGTGTCGGGCTGACTCCGATGATGAGTATGCTGCAACATCTGCATAACCAACACCATGTCGGTACAGTGAATTGGTTCCATGCCACAGAGCATGGCGGTTATCATGCTTTCGCAGATAAAGTGAATACGATTACCCAATCCATGACCAATTTACATACTCAAGTTTGGTATCGCGAGCCAAGAAACGAAGATCAACAAGGCGCAGATTACCAGCATATGGGACTCATGGATTTATCTGTCGTGAAAGATTCAATCACTGAGGAAGGAATGCAATTCTATTTCTGTGGCCCCGTCGTATTCATGCAATATATCGCCCAACAGCTCTTGGCAATCGGCATTGATAAACAGCATATTCATTATGAATGTTTTGGCCCACATAAAGTACTTTAA
- the glnB gene encoding nitrogen regulatory protein P-II codes for MKKIDAIIKPFKLDDVREALAEVGITGMTVTEVKGFGRQKGHTELYRGAEYMVDFLPKVKIEIVVPDDIVDTCVETIIQTAQTGKIGDGKIFVFDVARVVRIRTGEQDEEAI; via the coding sequence ATGAAAAAGATTGATGCAATTATCAAACCTTTCAAGCTGGATGATGTGCGTGAAGCGCTGGCAGAAGTGGGTATCACTGGTATGACCGTGACAGAAGTGAAGGGATTTGGTCGCCAGAAAGGGCATACTGAATTATATCGCGGTGCAGAATATATGGTGGATTTTCTGCCAAAGGTCAAAATAGAAATTGTAGTACCGGATGATATTGTTGATACCTGCGTCGAAACTATCATTCAGACTGCGCAAACGGGCAAAATCGGCGATGGTAAAATTTTCGTCTTTGATGTTGCCCGTGTTGTGCGTATTCGTACTGGTGAACAGGACGAAGAAGCGATTTAA
- a CDS encoding sensor histidine kinase, translated as MISLNKWRLFPRSLRQLVLMAFWLVLLPLLVLAYQAYQSLDQLSTQAAEINRTTLADARRSEAMIGVALEMERSYRQYCVLGDVRLEKLYQRQYRQYLNMLGNQMMMLANKEYTQRFNQLLSGLTKISCSNGMPEPVANKRLEQFSTANNLLVQETRNIIFIRGEQLQKDIADKGQLFGWQSLILFLLSAFLITLFTRMIIGPVKGIENMINRLGAGQTLDNQIESFQGPRELRSLAQRIIWLSERLSWLESQRHEFLRHISHELKTPLASMREGTELLADEIAGPLTADQKEVVSILDSSSKHLQRLIEQLLEYNRRLADSSVEHQIVSLKEIVDSVVLSHQLPARAKNINTEIQLDTFFCWAEPKLLMGVIDNLYSNAVHYGAESGNIWISSRQVGKNIQIDIANTGTPIPELEKSMIFEPFYQGKLQRKGAVKGSGLGLSIAQDCIKQMGGELHLIEPEFADVCFRIELPLTAEND; from the coding sequence ATGATTTCTTTGAATAAATGGCGTTTATTTCCCCGTTCATTGCGCCAATTGGTGTTAATGGCTTTCTGGCTGGTGTTATTGCCACTCTTAGTACTGGCTTATCAGGCTTATCAAAGTCTTGATCAACTCAGTACACAAGCTGCCGAAATTAACCGCACGACTTTGGCAGATGCCCGCCGTAGCGAAGCGATGATAGGCGTAGCCCTTGAGATGGAACGGAGCTATCGCCAGTATTGTGTATTGGGGGATGTCAGGCTTGAAAAGCTCTATCAACGTCAATACCGACAGTACCTCAACATGCTTGGCAATCAGATGATGATGCTGGCTAATAAGGAATATACCCAGCGGTTTAATCAATTACTGTCCGGTCTTACCAAAATTTCCTGTAGTAATGGCATGCCAGAACCGGTGGCAAACAAGCGGCTTGAACAATTTTCCACAGCCAATAATCTCCTGGTGCAAGAAACCCGTAACATCATCTTTATTCGTGGTGAGCAACTACAAAAAGATATTGCAGACAAAGGGCAGTTATTTGGCTGGCAGAGCCTAATCTTATTCCTGCTGAGCGCTTTTTTGATCACCCTTTTTACCCGTATGATTATCGGGCCAGTGAAAGGGATCGAGAATATGATTAATCGGCTGGGGGCGGGACAAACACTGGATAATCAGATTGAATCCTTTCAGGGACCCCGGGAATTGCGATCACTGGCGCAGCGTATTATCTGGCTGAGTGAACGTTTGTCTTGGCTTGAATCTCAGCGTCACGAATTTTTACGTCATATCTCCCACGAATTAAAAACGCCTCTTGCGAGTATGCGTGAAGGCACAGAATTACTGGCAGATGAAATAGCAGGGCCACTGACGGCAGATCAAAAAGAAGTGGTGAGTATTCTGGACAGCAGTAGTAAACATTTACAACGGCTCATTGAACAGTTGCTCGAATATAACCGCAGATTGGCAGATAGCTCTGTCGAGCATCAGATTGTATCTTTAAAAGAAATTGTCGATAGCGTCGTATTGTCACATCAGTTGCCAGCACGTGCAAAAAATATTAATACTGAAATTCAATTGGATACATTTTTTTGTTGGGCAGAGCCTAAACTATTAATGGGGGTGATTGATAATCTCTACTCCAATGCAGTGCACTATGGTGCTGAATCCGGTAACATCTGGATTTCCAGTCGGCAAGTAGGTAAAAATATTCAGATTGACATTGCTAATACGGGGACGCCTATCCCTGAATTAGAGAAGAGCATGATTTTTGAGCCATTTTATCAAGGAAAGCTGCAACGCAAAGGCGCGGTCAAAGGAAGCGGTCTTGGCTTGAGTATTGCGCAAGATTGTATTAAACAGATGGGGGGAGAACTGCATCTGATAGAACCCGAATTTGCTGACGTATGTTTTCGAATTGAACTGCCATTAACCGCAGAGAATGACTAA
- the purL gene encoding phosphoribosylformylglycinamidine synthase yields MEILRGSPALSAFRITKLLSQCQDQQLPVTEIYAEYVHFAEINSPITGDEREKLNRLLKYGPSLDEHDPKGQLLLVTPRPGTISPWSSKATEIVHNCGLKQITRLERGIAYYIQSDEMSDGQWQELSALLHDRMMESVFTQSEQAEALFSHQQPAPLKQIDILQSGRAALESANIELGLALAADEIDYLVRAFQTLGRNPTDVELYMFAQANSEHCRHKIFNADWVIDGQEQPNSLFKMIKNTFEQTPDYVFSAYKDNAAVMEGSQIGRFFPHPESGVYDYHQEPAHILMKVETHNHPTAISPWPGAATGSGGEIRDEGATGRGAKPKAGLVGFSVSNLKIPGFEQPWEEDFGKPDRIVSALDIMLEGPLGGAAFNNEFGRPALLGYFRTYEEKVNSHNGAELRGYHKPIMLAGGIGNIREEHIQKGDISIGAKLIVLGGPSMNIGLGGGAASSMTSGQSDAELDFASVQRDNAEMERRCQEVIDSCWQLGDKNPILFIHDVGAGGLSNAMPELVSDGGRGGRFELRNILNDEPGMSPLQVWCNESQERYVMAVAPEQLVQFEEICRRERAPYAVIGEATEERHLLLNDNHFDNQPINMPLDVLLGKTPKMLKNVMTLKAQGHSLERRDIDLAEAVKRVLHLPAVAEKTFLITIGDRSITGMVARDQMIGPWQIPVADCAVTTASLDSYYGEAMSIGERAPIALLNFAASARMAVGEALTNIASAYVQDLKRVKLSANWMSASGHAGEDAGLYAAVKAVGEELCPALGLTIPVGKDSMSMKTCWNQNGEEREMAAPLSLVITAFARVEDVRCTVTPELSTDDDNALLLIDLGQGQNALGGTALAQVYRQLGDKTADVRSTEQLAGFFNAIQQLISEQKLLAYHDRSDGGLLVTLAEMAFAGHCGLRADISAFDEDILAALFSEELGAVIQIRQTDREQVEKLLADYGLRECVHYLGLAQAGEDFVISSNDMDVYRQNRSTLRLWWAETTWQMQRLRDNPECADQEHQTKQNVNDPGLNVKLTFDPAEDIAACYISKQVRPRVAVLREQGVNSHVEMAAAFHRAGFDAVDVHMSDLLSGRITLDQFQTLVACGGFSYGDVLGAGEGWAKSILFNSQVRDDFANFFARPDTLALGVCNGCQMISNLHELIPGTEHWPRFVRNRSERYEARFSLVEVADSPSLFLQGMTGSRLPIAVAHGEGQVEFRNSQSLAELEKHQQVALRFVDNYGLATENYPANPNGSVNGITAVTSLDGRVTAMMPHPERVFRTVSHSWHPKEWGEDGPWMRIFRNARRQLG; encoded by the coding sequence ATGGAAATTCTGCGTGGATCGCCCGCTTTATCAGCGTTTCGTATTACTAAGCTCCTTTCCCAGTGCCAAGATCAGCAGCTTCCCGTTACAGAGATTTATGCGGAATATGTGCATTTTGCAGAAATTAATTCGCCTATCACAGGAGATGAGCGGGAGAAATTAAATCGGTTATTAAAATATGGCCCCTCTTTGGATGAACATGACCCTAAAGGTCAACTATTGCTGGTGACTCCTCGTCCGGGCACGATATCTCCCTGGTCATCGAAAGCGACAGAGATTGTGCACAATTGTGGTCTGAAACAGATTACCCGCTTGGAAAGGGGGATTGCCTATTATATCCAGAGTGATGAAATGAGCGATGGGCAGTGGCAGGAGCTGTCTGCATTACTGCATGATCGAATGATGGAAAGTGTGTTCACTCAATCTGAACAGGCTGAAGCCCTGTTTTCTCACCAACAGCCTGCACCACTGAAACAGATCGATATCTTGCAGTCAGGGCGTGCTGCATTGGAATCAGCCAATATTGAATTGGGATTGGCTTTGGCAGCAGACGAAATTGATTATCTGGTGAGAGCCTTTCAGACATTAGGCCGCAACCCGACTGATGTTGAACTCTACATGTTTGCGCAGGCGAACTCTGAGCATTGCCGCCACAAAATTTTCAATGCGGATTGGGTGATTGATGGTCAGGAACAACCTAATTCACTGTTCAAGATGATCAAAAACACGTTTGAACAGACGCCGGATTATGTTTTCTCTGCTTATAAAGACAATGCCGCCGTGATGGAAGGTTCGCAGATTGGGCGCTTTTTCCCTCATCCTGAAAGTGGTGTGTATGATTACCACCAGGAACCCGCCCACATATTGATGAAAGTTGAAACACATAACCATCCAACCGCCATTTCTCCTTGGCCCGGTGCGGCAACGGGATCAGGCGGGGAAATTCGGGATGAAGGGGCAACAGGGCGAGGTGCAAAACCCAAGGCCGGATTGGTTGGTTTTTCGGTATCTAATCTGAAAATTCCCGGATTTGAACAACCGTGGGAAGAAGATTTCGGTAAGCCTGATCGGATTGTCAGTGCGCTGGATATCATGCTGGAAGGCCCGTTGGGAGGTGCCGCATTCAACAATGAATTTGGGCGTCCAGCGTTGCTAGGGTATTTCAGAACTTATGAAGAAAAGGTGAATTCCCATAATGGCGCAGAATTGCGTGGTTATCACAAGCCCATCATGCTGGCGGGAGGGATCGGGAATATCCGTGAAGAACATATCCAGAAAGGCGATATTTCTATTGGCGCGAAGCTGATCGTACTGGGTGGCCCAAGCATGAATATCGGTTTGGGTGGCGGTGCTGCTTCCTCAATGACATCAGGCCAATCTGATGCAGAGCTGGATTTTGCATCAGTGCAGCGTGACAACGCAGAAATGGAACGACGTTGTCAGGAAGTGATCGATAGTTGTTGGCAATTAGGGGATAAAAATCCGATTTTGTTCATTCATGATGTGGGTGCGGGTGGGTTGTCAAATGCAATGCCTGAGTTAGTCAGCGATGGCGGCCGGGGTGGTCGCTTTGAGTTGCGCAACATTCTCAATGATGAACCGGGAATGAGTCCATTGCAGGTATGGTGTAATGAATCTCAGGAACGTTATGTCATGGCAGTGGCACCAGAACAACTTGTACAGTTTGAGGAAATCTGCCGTCGTGAACGTGCTCCGTACGCAGTGATTGGAGAGGCGACGGAAGAACGTCATTTGCTACTGAATGACAATCATTTTGATAATCAACCTATCAATATGCCGCTGGATGTTTTACTCGGCAAGACGCCAAAGATGCTGAAAAATGTGATGACCCTGAAAGCGCAGGGTCATAGTTTAGAACGCAGAGATATTGATTTAGCTGAAGCAGTAAAACGAGTCTTGCACTTACCGGCAGTGGCAGAGAAAACATTCCTGATTACGATTGGCGATCGTTCAATTACTGGGATGGTTGCTCGTGACCAAATGATTGGCCCGTGGCAAATTCCAGTGGCGGATTGCGCTGTTACTACGGCCAGTTTGGACAGCTATTATGGTGAAGCGATGTCAATAGGTGAACGCGCGCCTATCGCTCTATTGAATTTTGCAGCATCAGCGCGTATGGCGGTCGGGGAAGCGCTGACCAATATCGCCTCTGCCTATGTACAAGATCTGAAACGGGTGAAGTTATCGGCTAACTGGATGTCAGCATCAGGCCATGCCGGGGAAGATGCCGGATTATATGCTGCGGTCAAAGCAGTGGGCGAAGAACTGTGTCCGGCGCTGGGATTAACGATTCCTGTCGGCAAAGATTCCATGTCGATGAAAACTTGCTGGAACCAAAACGGTGAAGAACGTGAAATGGCCGCACCGCTTTCATTGGTTATCACTGCATTTGCACGGGTGGAGGATGTTCGTTGTACCGTGACACCAGAGTTATCTACCGATGATGATAACGCACTGCTACTGATTGATCTGGGGCAAGGGCAAAATGCGTTGGGAGGAACAGCACTGGCGCAAGTTTATCGTCAGCTTGGTGACAAAACCGCAGATGTTCGCAGTACTGAGCAACTCGCAGGTTTCTTTAATGCGATTCAGCAATTAATTTCAGAACAAAAGCTGCTGGCCTATCACGATCGCTCTGATGGTGGCTTGTTGGTGACACTGGCAGAAATGGCTTTTGCGGGTCATTGTGGACTGCGTGCCGATATCAGTGCATTCGATGAAGATATTTTGGCAGCACTGTTTAGTGAAGAATTGGGCGCAGTGATTCAAATTCGTCAGACCGACAGAGAACAGGTTGAAAAACTGCTGGCTGATTATGGACTGAGAGAATGCGTACACTATTTGGGGCTGGCTCAGGCGGGAGAGGATTTCGTGATCTCCAGCAACGATATGGATGTCTATCGCCAAAATCGCAGCACATTGCGCTTATGGTGGGCGGAAACGACGTGGCAGATGCAGCGCTTGCGTGACAACCCAGAGTGTGCTGACCAAGAACATCAGACGAAACAGAATGTGAACGATCCCGGCTTGAATGTAAAGTTAACCTTCGATCCGGCAGAAGATATTGCTGCTTGTTATATTTCGAAACAAGTGCGGCCGAGAGTTGCAGTATTGCGCGAACAAGGTGTGAACTCTCATGTCGAAATGGCGGCGGCATTCCATCGTGCTGGTTTTGACGCTGTGGACGTTCACATGAGTGACTTGCTGAGTGGGCGGATTACGCTGGATCAATTCCAGACACTGGTTGCCTGTGGCGGCTTCTCATACGGTGATGTACTGGGTGCGGGCGAAGGTTGGGCAAAGTCTATTCTGTTTAATTCACAGGTACGGGATGATTTTGCGAACTTTTTCGCAAGACCGGATACTTTAGCCCTTGGCGTGTGTAACGGCTGCCAGATGATCTCCAACTTACATGAATTGATTCCGGGCACTGAGCACTGGCCGCGTTTTGTACGTAATCGTTCAGAACGCTATGAAGCACGTTTCAGTTTAGTGGAAGTGGCAGATAGTCCTTCACTATTTTTGCAAGGAATGACGGGTTCCCGTTTGCCAATTGCGGTTGCTCATGGTGAAGGGCAGGTTGAATTCAGGAATAGCCAGAGCTTGGCTGAACTGGAAAAACACCAGCAGGTTGCATTACGTTTTGTTGATAACTACGGTCTGGCGACAGAAAACTATCCTGCTAACCCGAATGGCTCTGTGAACGGTATTACTGCGGTGACTAGCCTTGATGGACGAGTGACGGCGATGATGCCGCATCCTGAAAGGGTATTCCGTACTGTCAGCCATTCTTGGCATCCCAAAGAGTGGGGGGAAGACGGCCCATGGATGCGTATTTTCCGTAATGCGCGCAGGCAGTTAGGTTAA
- the qseG gene encoding two-component system QseEF-associated lipoprotein QseG: MYNRFTYRFMMKTEQQNIVIQPMKKPAVMQHFLERASALRFRVMILLFIPYLLSGCAETTGNDELLTIAQAIMPEQRVTDYRLKGCDGIWNIVKPAAMENGLYWLKVMDCTDRLSSLEARDTAKRFTPAAPTDWGHVFKQSILMNRATPTLIERRKIVENLNRYSPQFPSALRPLLQLWREQQYLKINLAEERLKFQRLQFDSDSKIDRLKEIRARLEHDLRSISRKLENLTDIERQLSSRKQDQSSVATLGETEHLSNVEASEQLKPEAKPEMHQKTESEANLPEEKGVE, from the coding sequence ATGTATAACAGGTTTACTTACCGTTTTATGATGAAGACGGAGCAGCAGAATATTGTGATTCAACCGATGAAAAAACCTGCTGTCATGCAGCATTTTCTTGAGCGGGCTTCAGCCTTGCGTTTCCGTGTCATGATACTATTGTTTATTCCCTATTTGCTGTCAGGATGCGCTGAAACTACCGGAAATGATGAGTTATTGACAATAGCCCAAGCCATTATGCCAGAACAGCGGGTTACGGATTACCGGCTTAAGGGATGTGATGGAATATGGAATATCGTCAAACCAGCGGCAATGGAAAACGGTCTTTATTGGTTGAAGGTGATGGATTGCACGGATCGACTATCCTCGCTGGAAGCCCGCGATACTGCCAAACGTTTTACGCCGGCTGCACCGACTGATTGGGGGCACGTTTTCAAACAAAGTATCTTGATGAATCGAGCCACTCCTACGCTGATTGAACGTCGCAAAATTGTAGAAAACCTCAACCGATATAGTCCACAATTTCCGTCTGCATTGAGGCCGCTACTGCAATTGTGGCGGGAACAGCAATATTTGAAAATTAACCTTGCAGAAGAAAGGTTGAAATTCCAGCGATTGCAGTTTGATAGTGACAGTAAAATTGATCGACTGAAAGAAATACGGGCACGTTTGGAGCATGATCTTCGTTCAATTTCCCGCAAGCTGGAAAATTTGACTGATATTGAACGCCAGCTTTCCTCGCGCAAACAAGATCAGAGCAGTGTTGCCACATTGGGTGAAACAGAGCATTTAAGCAATGTAGAAGCCTCTGAGCAATTAAAACCGGAAGCTAAGCCGGAAATGCACCAGAAAACCGAATCAGAAGCCAATCTCCCAGAAGAAAAAGGAGTTGAATAA
- a CDS encoding NAD+ synthase, producing MSRTLNIVLAQLNWLVGDIEGNSERMLQTVQEQQKKGADLVMFSELALSGYFPEDLLFRADLHQRCREQLVRLQEASSQVAILVGHPWQQDGKTYNALSLFWKGEIIARYFKQLLPNYGVFDEDRYFKAGDQSCVVPFKGYNLGLLICEDLWFDAPIDALKQAGSDIILSLNASPYNREKPNIRSTLIQSHCQRTQLPIIYLNQVGGQDQLIFDGCSKVFDANGKITHRMAAFEEQIEQCRFNEMNIEPMANLIPQLSPLAQIYKALVLSVRDYVHKNGFKGALLGLSGGIDSGLTLAIAVDALGKDHVQAVMMPFRYTSEMSIHDAREQAELLGVEFDVVSIEPMFDAFMAQLEPMFAGTEKDTTEENLQARCRAVILMAMSNKRRRLVLTTSNKSESAVGYSTLYGDMAGGFNALKDVPKTMVFALSKYRNTVSPAIPQRVIDRPPSAELAPDQLDQDSLPPYDMLDAILEGYVEKDKSVADLVAQGFDEAIVRKVIRLVDINEYKRRQAPIGPRITERDFGKDRRYPITSGFGRKNW from the coding sequence ATGAGTCGTACTCTTAATATCGTTCTTGCCCAGCTAAATTGGCTGGTGGGAGACATCGAAGGTAACAGCGAACGTATGTTGCAGACAGTACAGGAACAGCAGAAAAAAGGTGCTGATCTGGTTATGTTTTCTGAATTGGCGCTGTCGGGCTATTTTCCTGAAGATCTACTGTTTCGTGCTGATCTGCATCAACGTTGCCGTGAACAATTGGTACGTTTGCAGGAGGCAAGCTCTCAGGTCGCTATTCTGGTTGGTCATCCGTGGCAACAGGACGGTAAGACTTACAACGCACTTTCTCTGTTTTGGAAAGGCGAAATTATTGCCCGTTATTTCAAACAATTACTGCCTAACTATGGCGTTTTTGATGAAGATCGTTATTTCAAAGCGGGTGATCAAAGCTGTGTTGTACCATTCAAAGGCTATAATCTCGGTTTATTAATCTGCGAAGATTTGTGGTTTGATGCGCCGATTGACGCGTTGAAACAAGCAGGATCGGATATCATTCTTTCCCTTAACGCTTCGCCTTATAACCGGGAAAAACCGAATATTCGCAGCACATTGATTCAATCGCACTGTCAGCGAACTCAATTGCCGATCATCTATCTCAATCAGGTGGGGGGACAAGATCAGCTAATCTTTGACGGTTGCTCGAAAGTCTTTGATGCAAATGGCAAAATTACCCATCGGATGGCGGCTTTTGAAGAACAGATTGAGCAGTGCCGTTTCAATGAGATGAATATTGAGCCAATGGCAAATTTGATCCCTCAATTGTCGCCGCTTGCGCAAATCTACAAGGCACTAGTGCTTTCTGTTCGTGATTATGTGCATAAAAATGGTTTTAAAGGTGCATTACTGGGCTTATCAGGCGGAATTGACTCTGGCCTGACACTGGCGATTGCGGTGGATGCCTTGGGTAAAGATCACGTACAGGCAGTGATGATGCCATTCCGCTATACCTCCGAAATGAGCATTCATGATGCCAGAGAACAAGCGGAATTACTGGGTGTTGAATTTGATGTGGTATCCATTGAACCGATGTTTGATGCGTTTATGGCGCAACTCGAACCGATGTTTGCGGGGACAGAAAAAGACACGACAGAGGAGAATTTGCAGGCACGTTGCCGCGCAGTCATTCTGATGGCGATGTCGAACAAACGCCGCCGTCTGGTACTGACAACCAGTAACAAGAGTGAATCGGCGGTAGGGTACTCGACCCTGTATGGCGATATGGCGGGTGGCTTTAATGCATTGAAAGACGTACCTAAAACTATGGTATTTGCGTTGTCGAAATACCGTAATACAGTATCTCCTGCCATTCCTCAACGTGTGATTGATCGACCACCATCCGCAGAACTGGCACCTGATCAACTTGATCAGGATAGTTTGCCGCCATATGACATGTTGGACGCTATTCTTGAAGGATATGTAGAAAAAGATAAATCCGTGGCTGACTTAGTTGCTCAAGGTTTTGACGAAGCCATCGTTCGTAAGGTGATCCGGTTGGTTGATATCAACGAGTATAAACGCCGGCAGGCACCTATCGGCCCACGTATTACAGAGCGTGATTTTGGTAAAGACAGGCGCTACCCGATTACTTCTGGTTTTGGGCGTAAAAACTGGTAA
- the glrR gene encoding two-component system response regulator GlrR, whose translation MTVRNPARLLLVDDDPGLLKLLGMRLTSEGFRVTTAESGHEALRLLAKEKVDLVISDLRMDEMDGMALFAEIQKQHPGMPVIILTAHGSIPDAVAATQQGVFSFLTKPVDRDALYKAIDAALELSKPAIDGQWCEQIVTRSPLMLRLLEQAKMVAQSDVSVLINGQSGTGKEVLAQAIHRVSPRVKKPFIAINCGALPEQLLESELFGHAKGAFTGAVSSREGLFLAAQGGTLFLDEIGDMPLALQVKLLRVLQERKVRPLGSNRDIDIDVRIISATHRDLPKAMQRNEFREDLYYRLNVVNMKIPALNERAEDIPLLANHLLRASAKRHKPFVRSFSTNAMKCLMAASWPGNVRQLVNVIEQCVALTTAPVISDALVMQALEGENTALPTFVEARGQFELHYLRKLLQMTKGNVTHAARMAGRNRTEFYKLLARHELDANDFKE comes from the coding sequence ATGACTGTGCGCAATCCCGCCCGTCTTCTTTTAGTTGACGATGATCCAGGCTTACTAAAACTATTGGGAATGCGTCTGACCAGCGAAGGGTTTCGTGTCACGACGGCAGAGAGTGGTCATGAAGCGTTGCGTCTATTGGCGAAAGAAAAAGTGGATTTAGTCATCAGTGACTTACGCATGGATGAGATGGATGGCATGGCATTGTTTGCGGAAATCCAGAAGCAGCATCCCGGTATGCCAGTGATTATTCTGACGGCTCACGGTTCTATTCCCGATGCTGTTGCGGCGACACAGCAAGGTGTATTTAGTTTCTTGACTAAACCCGTTGATCGTGACGCTCTTTATAAAGCCATTGATGCTGCGTTGGAACTGTCAAAACCGGCCATAGATGGGCAGTGGTGCGAACAGATTGTAACGCGAAGCCCCTTGATGCTGCGTTTGCTGGAACAGGCAAAAATGGTCGCTCAATCAGATGTCAGCGTCCTGATTAATGGACAAAGCGGAACGGGTAAAGAAGTGTTGGCTCAAGCTATCCATCGGGTAAGCCCCAGAGTGAAGAAACCTTTTATTGCGATCAACTGTGGCGCTTTGCCTGAACAATTGCTGGAGTCTGAATTATTCGGCCACGCCAAAGGCGCATTTACTGGTGCGGTCAGCAGTCGGGAAGGGCTGTTTCTGGCGGCGCAGGGAGGAACATTATTCCTTGATGAAATCGGTGATATGCCTTTGGCACTGCAAGTCAAACTATTGAGAGTTTTACAGGAACGCAAAGTTCGCCCATTGGGGAGTAACCGTGATATAGACATCGATGTCAGAATTATTTCCGCCACTCACCGTGACTTACCCAAGGCGATGCAGCGTAATGAATTCCGCGAAGATCTCTACTATCGACTGAACGTCGTCAACATGAAAATTCCTGCCCTGAACGAACGGGCTGAAGATATTCCTTTATTGGCTAATCACCTGTTACGTGCATCTGCCAAACGCCATAAACCTTTTGTCCGCAGTTTTTCGACTAATGCGATGAAATGTCTGATGGCAGCGAGCTGGCCGGGCAATGTACGTCAGTTGGTCAACGTTATCGAGCAGTGTGTCGCACTGACGACTGCACCGGTGATTAGTGATGCACTGGTCATGCAGGCGCTGGAAGGGGAAAACACGGCATTGCCGACATTTGTGGAGGCTCGTGGGCAATTTGAGTTGCACTACCTGCGTAAATTGCTGCAAATGACCAAAGGCAACGTCACCCATGCTGCCCGTATGGCAGGACGTAACCGGACGGAGTTTTATAAATTGCTGGCTCGTCACGAATTGGATGCCAACGATTTTAAGGAATAA